Proteins from a genomic interval of Xiphias gladius isolate SHS-SW01 ecotype Sanya breed wild chromosome 23, ASM1685928v1, whole genome shotgun sequence:
- the neurog1 gene encoding neurogenin-1, with the protein MDSVYSDIDSNSCDFFPHTDDEDSRGSLRSASPDSSPLCPPRSPEPERQLQQLQQLQQQKKRRRGRARSDATVQVVKKNRRLKANDRERNRMHNLNDALDALRGVLPAFPDETKLTKIETLRFAHNYIWALSETIRIADLQAGKSGDAPLLLSAAYLGEAPSPGSDACSWSSRGSSSSSSPAYCASSPGSPAAPEDCGYLQQDALYSFRGFAPGIF; encoded by the coding sequence ATGGACTCCGTCTACTCAGACATCGACAGCAACAGCTGCGACTTCTTCCCGCACACCGACGACGAGGACTCCCGCGGCAGCCTGCGCTCCGCCTCCCCGGACTCCTCTCCGCTCTGCCCGCCGCGCTCCCCGGAGCCCGAgcggcagctgcagcagctgcagcagctgcagcagcagaagaagcgGCGCCGCGGCCGCGCCCGCAGCGACGCCACCGTGCAGGTGGTGAAGAAGAACCGGCGCCTGAAGGCCAACGACCGGGAGAGGAACCGCATGCACAACCTGAACGACGCGCTGGACGCGCTGCGCGGCGTGCTGCCGGCCTTCCCGGACGAGACCAAGCTCACCAAAATCGAGACTCTGCGCTTTGCGCACAACTACATCTGGGCGCTGTCGGAGACCATCCGCATCGCCGACCTGCAGGCGGGGAAGAGCGGCGACGCTCCCCTGCTGCTGAGCGCCGCGTACCTCGGCGAAGCGCCGAGCCCCGGCAGCGACGCCTGCTCCTGGAGTTCCCGCggctcctcgtcctcctcgtccCCGGCTTACTGCGCCTCCAGCCCGGGCAGCCCCGCCGCGCCGGAGGACTGCGGCTACCTGCAGCAGGACGCGCTGTACAGCTTCCGCGGCTTCGCGCCGGGCATCTTCTGA